The following proteins are co-located in the Vigna unguiculata cultivar IT97K-499-35 chromosome 9, ASM411807v1, whole genome shotgun sequence genome:
- the LOC114164479 gene encoding homeobox protein knotted-1-like 6, with amino-acid sequence MENSLHNFYYSATYSDQSTTMAPPPPTKVVFGKEEDVSKALRNKVASHPLFPHLLHAFIDCHKVGAPQDIADLFEGIKEEHSGLCQISESKSYHGFLGADPELDDFMGTFYDLLVKYKSDLSRPFNEATMFLTHMETQLHSICNDLAVSDNTVPQPAGDFGGSRGKDSMEGIKRIESKKTNEVEELKDNLLSRYSGYITNLKHEFSRKKKKEKLPKEAKKILLAWWNIHFKWPYPTDADKVALAEWSGLEQKQVNNWFINQRKRHWKASEEMQVAILDELYGPLHE; translated from the exons atggaGAACAGCCTCCACAACTTTTACTATTCAGCAACTTACTCAGACCAGTCAACAACAATGGCTCCACCTCCGCCGACTAAGGTTGTCTTTGGAAAGGAAGAGGATGTTTCAAAAGCACTTCGTAATAAAGTTGCTTCTCACCCTCTATTTCCTCACCTCCTCCATGCCTTCATCGATTGCCACAAG GTAGGAGCACCACAAGATATTGCAGACCTATTTGAAGGAATCAAAGAAGAGCATAGTGGGTTGTGTCAGATATCTGAATCTAAATCTTATCATGGCTTCTTGGGTGCTGATCCCGAACTTGATGATTTCATg GGAACGTTTTACGATTTATTGGTGAAGTACAAATCAGATCTTTCAAGACCCTTTAACGAGGCAACCATGTTCCTCACGCATATGGAAACTCAGCTTCACTCCATCTGCAACGATCTTGCAGTCTCAGACAACACTGTTCCTCAACCTGCag GTGACTTTGGTGGATCACGTGGGAAAGATAGTATGGAGGGGATTAAGAGAATTGAAAGCAAGAAGACAAATGAAGTTGAAGAGCTGAAGGATAATCTTCTAAGTAGATATAGTGGTTACATTACTAATCTGAAGCATGAATTTTccagaaagaagaagaaagaaaagctaCCAAAAGAAGCAAAGAAAATCTTACTTGCATGGTGGAATATTCACTTTAAATGGCCATACCCAACG GATGCTGATAAGGTAGCCCTAGCTGAATGGAGTGGTTTGGAGCAGAAGCAAGTAAATAATTGGTTTATAAACCAAAGGAAACGCCATTGGAAAGCATCAGAAGAAATGCAGGTTGCAATTTTGGATGAACTCTATGGACCCTTGCACGAGTGA